From one Litoreibacter janthinus genomic stretch:
- a CDS encoding beta strand repeat-containing protein codes for GTAGAITNTGTAAVDAGAMAGAVTNSGTLTADGTLAALTNTATATVSATGAVTGATVNNGGTLDTSGVLATVDNQAGTVNVNAGTTGAITNADDLNVIAGAVDSVTQSAGDTTISGGSVVNDVTINGGTLDNQMTIGGNVTTAAGTTSVNTGTITGAVTNAGTLTSSNAIGGDLTNTGTATVSGTVGGNVTNSSAFDIAGTLAVTGGMTNTGGGTFDVAAGETLTTGTGVTNDASAGVVNVEGIVNGGFNNAAANVVSNAGTFNGGLTNSGTITTTGGFTVGSGGLVNNGTVEMSNGSTADQVTVNGGMSGSGIFNLDANLDSAAPGGLNSDTVLVVGGATTGDYVLNFNITAAGVPSIADPAVLVFDVDDAFAGGNSYSFGATGLPPSGGQVVYGLIQSGTGDLSLAAQPNPGIGAIAGNVVLTQSLIGTVINRPSSPFVSGLAYEDDDSCGSGAWGRFVGGSAEVSGSTANSVSNISSTIDAKYYGLQIGGDWGCFNGTFGGWDLAFGGIMGVNQGTTSQPVFAVNQNNATQVTNTVTSITDGDFRQTYAGLYLAAAKGALSADLQVRTEQTEYEFTNTAVIPGSGLGLNASKLKTTAFTVSGAVSYAFPLQQEGWTFVPTAGFGITQTKAATLTFTDGATLQTQDSTTAIGFLGGTLAKTFFGADGTSATNVFATGTYYNDFGKERRSVYTDAGGATQNLTSENLGAYGELSMGVNYVKILDEGKFGAAKQLNASVRADGRFSGSVNSYGVTAQLRLQF; via the coding sequence GGCACTGCGGGCGCGATCACCAACACGGGCACAGCGGCTGTAGATGCAGGCGCGATGGCGGGTGCGGTGACGAACTCCGGCACGCTGACAGCAGATGGCACGCTTGCCGCGCTGACCAACACCGCCACGGCAACTGTTAGCGCCACTGGCGCAGTGACGGGTGCAACCGTGAACAACGGCGGCACGCTGGATACATCCGGTGTGCTGGCGACGGTCGACAACCAGGCAGGCACGGTCAATGTCAACGCCGGCACAACCGGCGCGATCACAAACGCGGATGACCTGAATGTCATTGCGGGCGCGGTCGACAGTGTGACGCAAAGTGCGGGTGACACCACGATCAGCGGTGGCTCTGTCGTGAATGATGTGACCATCAACGGCGGCACTTTGGATAACCAAATGACCATCGGTGGCAATGTCACGACTGCGGCAGGCACGACGTCGGTTAATACTGGCACCATCACCGGTGCAGTGACCAACGCGGGCACGCTGACCAGCAGCAACGCCATTGGCGGTGATCTGACCAACACGGGCACGGCAACTGTGTCGGGCACTGTGGGGGGTAATGTCACCAACAGCAGCGCCTTCGACATCGCGGGCACACTGGCTGTAACTGGCGGCATGACCAACACCGGCGGCGGCACGTTCGACGTCGCAGCGGGCGAGACTCTGACCACAGGCACGGGCGTCACGAATGACGCAAGCGCTGGCGTGGTGAATGTAGAGGGTATCGTCAACGGCGGCTTCAACAACGCCGCGGCGAATGTTGTGTCCAACGCGGGTACGTTCAACGGCGGTCTGACCAACAGCGGCACGATCACCACCACAGGCGGCTTCACTGTCGGCTCTGGCGGTTTGGTCAACAATGGCACTGTAGAGATGAGCAACGGCTCCACCGCGGATCAGGTGACTGTGAATGGCGGGATGAGCGGTTCGGGTATCTTCAATCTGGACGCCAACCTTGACAGCGCGGCACCGGGTGGCTTGAACAGCGACACCGTTTTGGTAGTCGGTGGGGCGACCACTGGCGACTATGTGCTGAACTTCAACATCACCGCAGCAGGGGTTCCGTCCATCGCGGACCCAGCCGTGCTGGTGTTTGATGTGGATGACGCCTTCGCGGGCGGCAACAGCTACAGCTTCGGTGCAACCGGCTTGCCACCTTCGGGCGGGCAGGTGGTCTACGGTCTGATCCAGAGCGGCACGGGCGATCTGAGCCTTGCGGCACAGCCAAACCCGGGTATTGGCGCAATCGCGGGTAACGTGGTTCTGACACAATCCCTGATCGGCACCGTGATCAACCGGCCTTCCAGCCCGTTCGTCTCCGGCCTTGCGTATGAGGATGATGACAGCTGTGGCAGCGGTGCATGGGGTCGCTTCGTGGGCGGTTCCGCAGAAGTGAGCGGTTCGACTGCGAACTCGGTCTCCAACATCTCGTCGACGATTGATGCCAAATACTATGGCCTGCAAATCGGCGGTGACTGGGGTTGCTTCAACGGCACCTTCGGTGGCTGGGATCTGGCATTCGGTGGCATCATGGGTGTCAACCAAGGGACCACCTCGCAGCCAGTGTTTGCTGTGAACCAGAACAACGCAACTCAGGTGACCAACACCGTTACGTCGATCACCGACGGCGACTTCCGCCAGACCTATGCGGGCCTCTACCTCGCAGCGGCCAAAGGCGCGTTGTCGGCTGACCTTCAGGTGCGCACCGAGCAGACCGAATACGAGTTCACCAACACTGCGGTGATCCCGGGGTCCGGTTTGGGTCTGAACGCCTCCAAGCTGAAGACGACAGCCTTCACCGTCTCCGGTGCGGTAAGCTATGCCTTCCCGCTGCAGCAAGAGGGCTGGACCTTCGTGCCAACTGCGGGCTTCGGCATCACGCAAACCAAAGCGGCAACGCTGACCTTCACAGACGGCGCGACCTTGCAAACGCAAGACAGCACCACGGCGATCGGCTTCCTGGGCGGCACACTGGCCAAGACGTTCTTCGGAGCGGATGGCACGTCGGCGACCAACGTGTTCGCAACCGGCACCTACTATAACGACTTCGGCAAAGAGCGCCGGTCGGTCTACACGGATGCTGGCGGTGCGACGCAGAACCTGACCTCCGAGAACCTCGGGGCATATGGCGAGCTGAGCATGGGCGTGAACTACGTGAAAATCCTCGACGAGGGTAAGTTCGGTGCAGCCAAACAGCTGAACGCATCCGTGCGGGCTGACGGCCGGTTCTCGGGTTCCGTGAACAGCTACGGCGTGACAGCACAGCTGCGGTTGCAGTTCTAA
- a CDS encoding DUF4123 domain-containing protein, which produces MADGSASGVPPAGPGAPGPGLKLTVHDCVELLDSQLGVHPRLSVPAALHDVIFPPDDTETVLYAILDASKIENLQILLEDAVIPHRCLFKGDAEEEYGDVAPWLVVLSEVDTLTRLLFTHLDGEDTPWNIARFEPGILFRASPDFDAVWRHWRRFYRMKYETGKTYYFRFWEPAPMAAYLGYIKEDAERVAHWFCREGARIDRMFLLENRPAKWRLTEIEAEPENYIRPRSQDGKPFTLTAGEVGAIASARLERDMEEVARRIEKTFGEHLDEDRAEDLVFRRVRGLFDRMMPAGIKQLDHLYLLACWEVFYGPGFEQKDPEDQLRKICLSETREARKVEALRDRMNALPPTVLAAEQHMQGAGA; this is translated from the coding sequence ATGGCAGACGGGTCCGCTTCTGGCGTGCCCCCGGCCGGACCGGGGGCCCCCGGTCCGGGGTTGAAGCTGACAGTCCACGATTGCGTCGAGCTTCTCGACAGCCAGCTTGGGGTGCACCCGCGCTTGTCTGTGCCTGCCGCGTTGCATGATGTGATCTTCCCGCCCGACGATACCGAAACGGTTCTCTACGCCATCTTGGACGCGAGCAAGATCGAGAATTTGCAGATCTTGCTTGAGGATGCGGTGATCCCGCATCGCTGCTTGTTCAAGGGGGACGCCGAAGAAGAATACGGCGACGTGGCCCCGTGGCTGGTTGTGCTGTCCGAAGTCGACACGCTGACACGGTTGCTGTTCACCCATCTGGATGGCGAAGACACCCCGTGGAATATTGCGCGGTTCGAGCCGGGCATTTTGTTCCGCGCCAGCCCCGACTTTGACGCCGTATGGCGGCATTGGCGGCGCTTCTACCGGATGAAATACGAGACCGGCAAAACCTACTATTTCCGCTTCTGGGAACCGGCCCCGATGGCGGCCTATCTGGGCTATATAAAAGAGGATGCAGAGCGCGTGGCGCATTGGTTTTGCCGTGAAGGTGCGCGCATCGACCGGATGTTCTTGCTCGAGAACCGTCCTGCCAAGTGGCGCTTGACCGAGATTGAGGCAGAACCGGAGAACTACATCCGCCCACGCAGCCAAGATGGCAAACCGTTTACACTAACGGCGGGCGAGGTGGGCGCGATTGCCAGCGCGCGTCTCGAGCGTGACATGGAAGAGGTTGCCCGCCGGATCGAAAAAACCTTCGGGGAGCATCTGGACGAAGACCGCGCCGAGGACCTTGTGTTCCGCCGCGTGCGGGGCCTGTTTGACCGGATGATGCCTGCCGGGATCAAGCAACTGGACCATTTGTATCTGCTGGCGTGCTGGGAAGTTTTCTACGGGCCGGGCTTTGAACAAAAAGACCCCGAAGACCAGCTTCGCAAAATTTGTCTGTCCGAGACCCGCGAGGCCCGCAAGGTCGAGGCTCTGCGTGACCGCATGAATGCACTCCCGCCTACCGTTCTGGCAGCGGAGCAACATATGCAGGGAGCGGGTGCATGA
- a CDS encoding T6SS phospholipase effector Tle1-like catalytic domain-containing protein translates to MADGGMTPQQINEMAAPDMAALFTQGQAGNVVQTCPKVILEIGVFFDGTGNNERNAQVGGTEGSFANARSNVSLLKELYYPGGDQYDERNACGGYAKRYSRLYVQGIGTSNDEEDDLWGMAMGVGERGVENRVIRAALDVGQIINRLSPGIEPEEIVLDVFGFSRGAAAARHFVNGFNAGQLDYSRWGLFNDIHARLPEGRNVRLRFVGIFDTVAAIGTNANDANNQDVNVHLNSGSADTIFHLTANDEIRHSFSLNDNQPGGGEVERLPGVHSDVGGGYHQNFREEPVIKLPDTGMATSRAAAQTQQTQRVALLRSRAMADAAVFVAEGWITPADVPTAWDIQPDGIELVHVPGSMFSPGSTYYTWKVQTRLKRPWVRHELSRIALKKMYEKAVASDVPMNALPTSGDYAIPAGLEGASAAIKKRNYTHHSANYNDVYPIIGAPMREGAGRRRTIHRNQAGLAK, encoded by the coding sequence ATGGCAGATGGCGGCATGACTCCTCAGCAGATCAACGAGATGGCGGCACCGGACATGGCGGCGCTGTTCACACAAGGGCAAGCCGGAAATGTCGTGCAGACCTGCCCGAAGGTTATTCTGGAGATCGGGGTTTTCTTCGACGGCACCGGTAACAACGAGCGCAATGCACAGGTGGGGGGAACCGAGGGCAGTTTCGCGAATGCACGATCCAACGTGTCTTTGCTCAAAGAGCTCTACTACCCCGGCGGCGACCAGTATGACGAGCGCAATGCTTGCGGCGGTTACGCCAAGCGCTACTCGCGGCTTTATGTTCAAGGCATCGGGACGTCCAACGATGAAGAGGACGATCTTTGGGGCATGGCCATGGGCGTGGGAGAGCGGGGCGTCGAGAACCGCGTGATCCGTGCGGCGCTTGACGTAGGGCAGATCATCAACCGCCTGTCGCCGGGTATCGAGCCGGAAGAAATCGTGCTGGATGTGTTCGGCTTCTCGCGCGGGGCGGCCGCGGCGCGGCACTTCGTCAACGGTTTCAACGCGGGCCAGCTGGATTACTCCCGGTGGGGCCTGTTCAACGACATTCACGCGCGCCTTCCGGAAGGCCGCAATGTACGCCTGCGGTTTGTTGGCATTTTCGACACCGTTGCGGCGATTGGCACCAATGCCAATGACGCAAACAACCAAGACGTGAATGTGCACCTGAACTCCGGCTCGGCGGATACGATTTTCCACCTGACCGCGAATGACGAAATCCGCCATAGCTTCAGCTTGAATGACAACCAGCCCGGCGGTGGCGAGGTTGAGCGTTTGCCCGGCGTTCACTCCGATGTTGGCGGCGGCTATCACCAGAATTTCCGAGAAGAGCCGGTGATCAAGCTACCGGATACGGGCATGGCAACCTCACGCGCGGCAGCCCAAACACAGCAAACACAGCGCGTTGCATTGCTGCGTTCGCGGGCGATGGCGGATGCGGCGGTCTTTGTTGCGGAGGGGTGGATCACACCTGCGGATGTGCCAACCGCTTGGGACATACAGCCGGACGGGATCGAGCTTGTGCATGTTCCGGGAAGCATGTTCTCGCCCGGCAGCACCTATTATACTTGGAAAGTTCAAACGCGGCTCAAACGTCCTTGGGTGCGCCACGAACTTTCGCGGATTGCGTTGAAGAAGATGTACGAGAAGGCCGTGGCGTCGGACGTGCCTATGAATGCGCTGCCGACATCAGGCGATTACGCCATCCCAGCCGGGTTGGAAGGTGCAAGCGCGGCTATCAAGAAACGTAACTACACTCACCATTCGGCCAACTATAACGACGTCTACCCGATTATCGGCGCGCCGATGCGCGAAGGGGCAGGGCGTCGCCGGACGATCCATCGCAATCAGGCGGGTCTGGCCAAGTAG
- the tssK gene encoding type VI secretion system baseplate subunit TssK yields the protein MSWYSKVAWKEGLFLQPHHLQQQDRYLEKLVDNRTRTITPYPWGLAELKLDRDMAQQGRIGLRSAVGIMPDGMPFDAPNINALPTPKDVPEKADGMAVWLTLPDAAMNGRELAPDTETTAATRYVLGNEMVADSASAMRLEQDIELAQPRLEIDIRKTPKPGYQCMQIGRIQEVRDGVISMDDTFAPPAMVVGAHPVMTGWLDRVIGWVETKQEGLARYAADPSAGGGLQATDYFMLLLLNREIGGLRHLRNSRYVHPERLYVELLRLVGELWTFDNDKRMAQEYPAYDHDNPKETFTPIVRDIQRLLSRDVGRATRLDLRMVRQNSYIAEVMDRNLFREATFVIEVTSSKSLTQIQQQFPELCKVGPNTRMNEIVNNNLPGIELRHTPTPPRQIRAVSTNVYFILDKNTPMWREFSTAPALAMHFAGDWPDLKLELWAIAEKA from the coding sequence ATGTCTTGGTATAGCAAAGTAGCCTGGAAAGAGGGCTTGTTCCTTCAGCCCCACCACCTGCAACAGCAGGATCGCTACCTTGAAAAACTGGTCGATAACCGCACCCGTACGATTACCCCTTACCCTTGGGGCTTGGCGGAACTGAAGCTGGACCGCGACATGGCGCAGCAAGGCCGGATCGGGCTGCGTTCTGCCGTTGGGATTATGCCGGACGGGATGCCGTTTGATGCGCCCAACATCAACGCTCTGCCGACTCCGAAAGACGTGCCGGAGAAAGCTGACGGGATGGCGGTCTGGCTCACCTTGCCGGATGCCGCAATGAACGGGCGGGAGCTTGCCCCTGATACCGAGACCACCGCCGCGACCCGCTATGTGCTGGGCAACGAAATGGTGGCGGACAGTGCCTCGGCCATGCGGCTGGAGCAAGACATCGAGCTGGCGCAACCGCGGCTTGAGATCGACATTCGCAAAACCCCGAAGCCCGGCTATCAATGTATGCAGATCGGCCGCATCCAAGAGGTGCGTGACGGCGTGATTTCGATGGATGACACCTTTGCCCCGCCCGCCATGGTGGTTGGTGCGCATCCGGTGATGACCGGCTGGCTGGACCGCGTGATCGGCTGGGTCGAGACCAAGCAGGAAGGGCTGGCGCGCTATGCTGCCGACCCAAGTGCAGGCGGGGGTTTGCAGGCCACCGATTACTTCATGCTGCTGCTGTTGAACCGCGAAATCGGCGGGCTGCGTCATCTGCGCAATTCCCGCTACGTCCATCCAGAGCGGCTTTATGTCGAGTTGCTGCGCCTTGTTGGCGAGTTGTGGACCTTCGACAATGACAAGCGGATGGCGCAGGAATATCCGGCTTACGACCACGACAATCCGAAGGAAACCTTCACCCCGATCGTGCGCGATATTCAGCGGCTGCTGAGCCGTGATGTGGGCCGTGCGACGCGGCTTGATTTGCGGATGGTGCGCCAGAACTCCTACATCGCGGAAGTCATGGACCGGAACCTGTTCCGCGAGGCGACCTTTGTGATCGAGGTAACGTCCTCCAAATCGTTGACGCAGATTCAGCAGCAGTTCCCCGAGCTGTGTAAAGTGGGCCCCAACACCCGCATGAACGAGATCGTTAACAACAACCTTCCGGGTATAGAGCTGCGGCATACGCCGACACCGCCACGCCAGATCCGTGCGGTGTCGACCAATGTCTATTTTATCCTCGACAAGAACACGCCCATGTGGCGCGAGTTTTCGACGGCCCCGGCACTGGCCATGCACTTTGCGGGCGACTGGCCGGACCTGAAGCTTGAACTCTGGGCGATTGCGGAGAAAGCCTAA
- the tssL gene encoding type VI secretion system protein TssL, long form: protein MANDKDKTVIGGKLPTAEELRNLSAGRPASPPPGLQQPPSAPRPTPPAGGGQRTVIGGALPQTPPPAAPYSPQPPQGGFGTSQNAADAWMSGGAPSPSSTPAPGSGIGGASQDGFFPTMQSQQPEQVIHTGPKIALHEALRATGLGKGGPSNPIVAAAANLLILFGRLRTQMVEMDAVPLMEHVTREMEAFHANCLAAGVDSHEADVARYCLCGTADDIVQNIPGTDRDIWIQYSMVARFYNVRTSGVGFFEEIDKAMQAPAQRFNVLELMLMCLSLGFEGKYRTAPGGAQELARIRASIYESLRRVHARPDEDIAVRWTPVELGKRKRFGANPLWIVASAAAALLLGVYLTLNMLISNDSSSVVARLLDIHPEELVGLQRAQAFTPYIPPEITTSQLDEIREKLKTQIGDGSVAVDTKGDYIFVRVNNLVLFGSGSADVKPEFSLIAVEVAKALDDEPGPVRVVGYTDNIPMSGRGRFKTNQELSEARAKSVGSVLGDALSAPGRLQIEGAGEVDPIADNATSEGRAQNRRVEIMIQREETLQ, encoded by the coding sequence ATGGCAAATGACAAGGACAAGACAGTCATCGGGGGCAAACTGCCCACCGCCGAAGAACTGCGGAACTTGTCAGCGGGACGACCGGCTTCGCCACCTCCCGGATTGCAGCAGCCCCCTTCGGCACCGCGCCCGACGCCGCCCGCAGGAGGCGGCCAGCGCACGGTAATCGGTGGGGCGTTGCCCCAGACGCCACCGCCCGCAGCACCCTATTCACCGCAACCGCCTCAAGGTGGGTTTGGCACAAGTCAGAACGCGGCCGACGCCTGGATGAGCGGCGGTGCCCCAAGCCCGTCCAGCACGCCTGCGCCGGGATCGGGGATTGGTGGCGCCAGCCAAGACGGCTTCTTCCCGACCATGCAAAGCCAACAGCCCGAGCAGGTGATCCACACCGGCCCCAAGATCGCGCTGCACGAAGCCTTGCGCGCGACAGGGTTGGGCAAGGGCGGGCCAAGCAACCCGATCGTGGCGGCCGCTGCCAACCTGCTGATCCTTTTTGGCCGCCTGCGGACTCAGATGGTGGAAATGGACGCCGTCCCGTTGATGGAGCACGTCACCCGAGAGATGGAAGCGTTTCACGCGAATTGTCTGGCCGCAGGGGTCGACAGTCACGAAGCGGATGTGGCGCGCTATTGTTTGTGCGGGACAGCGGATGACATCGTCCAAAACATTCCGGGCACGGACCGCGACATCTGGATTCAGTACTCAATGGTTGCGCGGTTCTATAACGTGCGGACCTCTGGCGTCGGTTTCTTCGAAGAGATCGACAAAGCCATGCAGGCCCCCGCGCAACGCTTCAATGTGCTGGAGCTTATGCTGATGTGCCTGAGCCTCGGGTTCGAGGGCAAGTATCGCACCGCACCGGGTGGAGCGCAGGAATTGGCGCGTATCCGTGCATCGATCTACGAAAGTCTGCGCCGCGTCCATGCCCGCCCTGACGAGGATATCGCCGTGCGCTGGACACCGGTTGAATTGGGTAAGCGCAAGCGGTTCGGAGCCAACCCGTTATGGATCGTCGCATCTGCCGCAGCAGCCTTGCTGCTGGGGGTCTACCTGACGCTGAACATGCTGATTTCGAATGACAGCTCCAGTGTTGTGGCTCGCTTGCTGGACATCCACCCCGAAGAGCTGGTTGGCCTGCAACGCGCCCAAGCCTTCACACCTTACATTCCGCCCGAGATCACGACCTCCCAACTGGATGAAATTCGCGAGAAACTGAAGACCCAGATCGGGGATGGCAGCGTCGCAGTGGATACCAAGGGCGATTACATCTTCGTGCGGGTCAACAACCTTGTGCTGTTCGGGTCCGGCTCCGCTGATGTGAAACCGGAATTCTCGCTGATCGCTGTGGAGGTCGCCAAGGCTTTGGATGACGAGCCGGGGCCAGTTCGTGTGGTGGGCTACACTGACAACATCCCGATGTCGGGCAGGGGCCGCTTTAAGACCAACCAAGAGCTGTCTGAGGCACGGGCCAAATCTGTGGGCAGCGTGCTGGGCGACGCCTTGTCAGCGCCCGGTCGGTTGCAGATCGAAGGCGCGGGCGAGGTGGACCCCATCGCCGACAACGCGACCAGCGAAGGTCGCGCGCAGAACCGGCGCGTGGAAATTATGATTCAACGTGAGGAGACGCTTCAGTAA